From Chloracidobacterium thermophilum B:
ACAGGCAGGGGAGTTCATTATCCACAGTTGCCGGCAGTTACCGTGGAGTGGTCAGTCACCCTTGCGCGGGGTATAGCCAGAGCGGGTACGTACCACGAGTTTGCGCTTTCCATCCTCAGCCCGGACGGTGACGCGCCGAAAGCCCCCGCCTTGCAGGCCTTGGCTCGGAACAAACCCGATTGAGTACTGGGTACGCAGGTCGGCATTGATGGTACGCACAATTTCTGGAAGCTCGTCCAGCGTCTTCGGGAAAAAGGCACGGCCGCCAGTTTCCTTGGCAATATCTTGGATGAGCTGGACGGAACGCTTCCGTGTCGAGCGGCCGAACAGACCGCCATCGTCATCTTCATCGGGAAAGCCGACGATATAGACCTGTACCTGATACTCCTGAAGCAGCTTGAGCATCTGCTTGCGGTCGTAGTAGCTGTCCCGCTCATCGCCGTCAGAGAAGACGACAATTGCCTTGCGGCGGTTTTTCCCCTCCTTGTCGGCGTACTCGGCAGAAAGCTGAATGGCATCGAGCAGGGCTGTTCCGCCCCCCCACACGATGTTGTCCACGGCATCCTCGATG
This genomic window contains:
- a CDS encoding VWA domain-containing protein, translating into MTGTKFWLVVGVTLLVLLQGTSLGLDGQERTPKRPPKANPSATQDEVFTIDTSLVVLDVAVFDQDNRFVGDLRKENFRVYDEQVEQQIEYFSRDEAPVSLGFVVDTSGSMRPRRTKVIEAVKFLARAAKPGDEFFLVDFKNRAELAEEFTPRPADIEDAVDNIVWGGGTALLDAIQLSAEYADKEGKNRRKAIVVFSDGDERDSYYDRKQMLKLLQEYQVQVYIVGFPDEDDDGGLFGRSTRKRSVQLIQDIAKETGGRAFFPKTLDELPEIVRTINADLRTQYSIGFVPSQGLQGGGFRRVTVRAEDGKRKLVVRTRSGYTPRKGD